The Methanobacterium sp. BAmetb5 genome includes a region encoding these proteins:
- a CDS encoding MBL fold metallo-hydrolase produces the protein MERWLTPGGCKVYPITKGRSNTYLVFDGDDSILVDTSHRGALKGLTDKLDDLLDGKKLSWLVLTHSHYDHAENAAVVKERYNTRVIVHKSELYDLKQGFSSLPTGTNLITCIVSNLGGKISSFSHYESVEPDITVDDAYQVTPRTYLIHTPGHTEGSMSLIVDNEIALVGDAMFGVFNWSVFPPFADDVPALEKSWGKLAKTGCKMYLPGHGTGNSRELLLKQCNKYGVELD, from the coding sequence ATGGAAAGATGGTTAACTCCGGGTGGATGTAAAGTTTACCCCATCACAAAGGGCAGAAGTAATACTTACCTGGTTTTTGACGGTGATGATTCAATTTTAGTGGATACCAGTCACCGGGGGGCACTGAAAGGTCTCACCGATAAGTTGGATGATTTACTGGATGGAAAGAAGTTGTCCTGGCTGGTTTTAACCCATAGCCATTATGATCACGCAGAAAACGCCGCAGTAGTAAAGGAACGGTACAATACCAGGGTGATTGTCCATAAATCAGAATTATATGACTTAAAACAAGGTTTTTCTTCGTTACCCACAGGCACTAATCTCATTACCTGCATTGTGTCTAATTTGGGTGGGAAAATTAGTAGTTTCAGTCATTATGAGTCAGTAGAACCGGATATTACAGTGGACGATGCCTACCAGGTAACCCCACGAACCTATCTTATCCACACTCCGGGCCACACAGAAGGGTCAATGAGCTTGATTGTGGATAATGAAATTGCTTTGGTGGGCGATGCCATGTTCGGAGTGTTCAACTGGTCAGTATTCCCTCCCTTTGCGGATGATGTTCCTGCTCTCGAAAAAAGCTGGGGAAAACTTGCAAAAACTGGTTGTAAAATGTATTTGCCTGGCCATGGAACTGGAAACAGTAGAGAATTACTTTTGAAACAGTGCAACAAGTATGGTGTTGAATTAGATTAA
- a CDS encoding anti-sigma factor antagonist (This anti-anti-sigma factor, or anti-sigma factor antagonist, belongs to a family that includes characterized members SpoIIAA, RsbV, RsfA, and RsfB.), translating into MNISSHRDGGVLIISIQGRLDAYGALELNESLESLITPNDTVVIFNMGPVSYLSSGGIRSLLGAERTLKEKGGCIHLCNLKSYPLDVLKMAGFDQIFSIKPTVEDALQSGSTVSDLERVNWIKVPPYVNETISLTILESSASDSKLNVVGDISKVLKATLGEEDIYSRKFSNTEYSIGLGGLGEKMKDFLEIMGEMITIGGTMVWLPTDGHDTPDFLIPATDTGMVTIHTGFNVALGGNFNNVLFAESQHDEGFTMDELYASLFALAREREPNFKGIISVAMQADVEEFYRSGIKIAPIKKFTPKNHEMIMHPDNIKLWMNIGTDPMFKGETMISFGVGVDLTTDLSGFDEEVLGALFYMHPANTVNKQMLLHNHAVVFKHVPLEKKGDLDGGIKSIVQNGEFLDMSHILDNSKMKRALLGVSYISSIVFEKNQEITLRGDCEGWNDTYHEITSKMFPDSTEIQLTPITGGYSGSAVFKVDAWDRSGRKEMPFVMKLGPWFELGSELKGYEEHVKRYIQNNATHVIDHCKIDACGGLLYNFAGINGRESTIKTMEDYYASHDTGEVLNALDKLFRNVLRSWYGQPKLKELYLYEEYDSFFQYDMIKNFTLDKFDLTSSEKYVKLPYNLGTSVNPLYFVENVMPERRSQAVSSYEASTHGDLNLRNVLLDDDLNIWLIDFAATHYSHILRDVAKLETAFKLECVDINSPEKLRYMLKLEERFLNARNLSDIPHLPLDSPDTQLNFDNRDIIKAFQCIRRVRKYGNMITLLDEDISQYLLGLLSYHLSSISFRSLNDYEREYAWISASLICNRLM; encoded by the coding sequence ATGAATATATCCTCACACAGGGATGGCGGCGTGCTGATAATATCAATTCAAGGTAGACTGGATGCTTATGGTGCATTGGAATTAAATGAATCCCTGGAAAGCCTGATTACCCCTAATGATACGGTAGTTATTTTTAACATGGGCCCGGTCAGTTATCTCAGCAGTGGAGGTATCCGCAGTTTACTGGGAGCTGAAAGAACCCTCAAGGAAAAGGGAGGATGCATACATCTTTGCAATTTGAAGTCTTACCCGCTGGATGTACTAAAAATGGCTGGCTTTGACCAGATATTCTCCATAAAGCCCACGGTAGAAGATGCCCTGCAATCAGGATCAACAGTCTCCGACTTGGAAAGGGTGAACTGGATAAAAGTCCCTCCTTATGTTAATGAAACGATTTCATTAACCATTTTAGAATCATCTGCCAGTGATTCTAAATTAAATGTTGTGGGTGATATCTCCAAAGTACTCAAGGCCACCCTGGGAGAAGAGGATATTTATTCCCGGAAATTCTCCAATACAGAATACTCCATTGGATTGGGAGGATTAGGGGAGAAGATGAAAGACTTCTTGGAGATAATGGGGGAAATGATCACCATTGGGGGGACCATGGTCTGGCTCCCTACTGACGGCCATGACACTCCGGATTTCCTTATACCAGCAACAGACACTGGGATGGTAACCATACACACTGGATTTAACGTTGCTCTTGGTGGAAATTTTAATAATGTTCTATTTGCCGAATCCCAACATGATGAAGGGTTTACCATGGATGAACTCTACGCATCACTTTTTGCCCTGGCCCGGGAAAGGGAACCTAACTTCAAAGGTATCATTAGCGTGGCTATGCAGGCAGACGTTGAAGAATTTTACAGATCAGGAATTAAAATAGCTCCCATTAAGAAATTCACTCCTAAAAATCATGAGATGATTATGCATCCGGATAATATTAAGTTATGGATGAATATAGGTACTGATCCTATGTTCAAAGGTGAAACAATGATTAGTTTTGGGGTGGGTGTTGATTTAACCACAGATCTATCTGGTTTTGATGAAGAAGTACTGGGGGCCCTGTTTTACATGCATCCCGCCAACACCGTAAATAAACAGATGTTGCTCCACAACCATGCCGTGGTTTTCAAACATGTTCCCCTGGAGAAAAAGGGTGACCTAGATGGTGGCATAAAGAGCATTGTTCAAAATGGAGAATTCCTGGATATGAGTCATATCTTGGATAACTCCAAAATGAAACGTGCTCTTTTAGGTGTTTCTTATATATCAAGTATTGTTTTTGAGAAAAATCAGGAAATAACACTGCGTGGGGATTGTGAAGGATGGAACGACACCTACCATGAAATAACCAGTAAAATGTTTCCGGATTCAACTGAAATTCAACTGACCCCCATAACCGGAGGGTACAGTGGTTCAGCGGTGTTTAAGGTAGATGCCTGGGATCGCTCGGGTAGAAAAGAAATGCCCTTTGTGATGAAATTGGGGCCCTGGTTCGAGTTAGGAAGTGAACTTAAGGGATATGAAGAGCACGTAAAACGTTACATACAGAACAATGCCACCCACGTCATCGATCACTGTAAAATTGACGCATGTGGGGGGTTGTTGTACAATTTTGCAGGTATAAATGGAAGAGAAAGCACCATAAAAACCATGGAAGATTACTATGCTTCCCATGACACCGGAGAAGTTTTAAATGCCCTGGACAAACTCTTTAGAAATGTGCTCCGTAGCTGGTACGGGCAACCCAAACTTAAGGAACTATACCTATATGAGGAATATGATTCTTTCTTCCAGTACGATATGATAAAAAATTTCACTTTAGATAAGTTCGACCTCACATCCAGTGAAAAATACGTTAAACTCCCCTATAATTTGGGAACATCCGTAAACCCACTTTACTTTGTGGAAAATGTAATGCCTGAACGCCGGTCCCAGGCGGTCAGTAGCTACGAAGCCTCCACCCACGGGGATCTGAACTTGAGGAATGTACTCCTGGATGATGATCTAAATATCTGGCTCATAGACTTCGCTGCTACCCACTATTCTCATATCTTGCGGGATGTGGCCAAACTGGAAACTGCCTTTAAACTAGAATGTGTGGATATCAATTCCCCTGAAAAACTAAGGTACATGTTGAAACTGGAAGAAAGGTTCCTTAATGCTAGAAATCTTAGTGACATACCTCATTTACCACTTGATTCTCCCGATACTCAACTAAATTTTGATAATAGGGACATAATCAAGGCATTTCAGTGTATAAGGAGGGTAAGAAAATATGGTAACATGATTACCCTTTTGGATGAAGATATATCCCAATATCTCCTGGGATTGTTGTCCTACCACTTATCATCTATTTCATTTAGGAGTCTCAACGATTATGAGCGGGAATATGCCTGGATTTCTGCTTCTCTAATTTGTAACCGGTTGATGTAG